One segment of Triticum aestivum cultivar Chinese Spring chromosome 2A, IWGSC CS RefSeq v2.1, whole genome shotgun sequence DNA contains the following:
- the LOC123184339 gene encoding pectinesterase inhibitor 7 — MSGRHLVLLPCLLLLLAAAGSVASASSPPKVSPAEATGFVRRCCRATSYPRACERSLVPRAPAVGLSPRRLAQAALAAAADAARNCSAYIGSPSSSYASSKGKGAMGDCAEMVRDAADLLRQSAAELGGRVGRASSPRFAWCLSNVQTWASAALTDAETCLDSLATYAGAGAPREDVRRRVVAVEQAAGIALALVNRLQPARRTATASASHQ; from the coding sequence ATGAGCGGgcgccacctcgtcctcctcccctgcctcctcctcctcctggccgccgCCGGCAGCGTTGCGTCGGCGTCGAGCCCCCCGAAGGTGAGCCCGGCGGAGGCGACGGGCTTCGTGCGCCGGTGCTGCCGGGCCACGAGCTACCCGCGCGCGTGCGAGCGGAGCCTGGTCCCGCGCGCGCCCGCGGTGGGCCTCAGCCCGCGCCGGCTCGCGcaggccgcgctcgccgccgccgccgacgccgcgcgCAACTGCTCCGCCTACAtcggctccccctcctcctcctacgcGTCGTCCAAGGGGAAGGGCGCGATGGGGGACTGCGCCGAGATGGTGCGCGACGCGGCGGACCTGCTGAGGCAGTCGGCGGCGGAGCTGGGCGGGCGGGTGGGGCGCGCCTCGTCGCCGCGCTTCGCGTGGTGCCTCAGCAACGTGCAGACCTGGGCCAGCGCCGCGCTCACGGACGCCGAGACCTGCCTCGACTCCCTCGCCACctacgccggcgccggcgcgcccCGGGAGGACGTGAGGCGCCGCGTCGTCGCCGTCGAGCAGGCCGCCGGCATCGCCCTCGCCCTCGTCAACCGCCTCCAGCCCGCGCGCCGCACCGCCACCGCCAGCGCCAGCCACCAGTAG